Proteins from one Candidatus Woesearchaeota archaeon genomic window:
- a CDS encoding chorismate mutase, with amino-acid sequence MESNMLENYDKQITEIDYEILILIKRRYLMVKKLGKYQHDNKLELNRIRYDDKTNDRVIAKSAEMGIREGFTRQLFLEIIAECKREQTIFLEKKYPELVKPEENE; translated from the coding sequence ATGGAAAGCAATATGTTAGAAAATTATGATAAACAAATTACTGAAATTGACTATGAAATTCTAATTTTAATAAAAAGAAGATATTTAATGGTAAAAAAACTAGGTAAATATCAACACGACAATAAATTAGAATTAAATCGTATAAGATATGATGACAAAACAAATGATAGAGTTATTGCTAAATCAGCAGAAATGGGAATAAGAGAAGGATTCACAAGACAATTATTCCTAGAAATAATAGCAGAATGCAAAAGAGAACAAACTATATTTCTTGAAAAAAAATATCCAGAATTAGTAAAACCAGAAGAGAACGAATAA
- a CDS encoding CDC48 family AAA ATPase has translation MDNKVKLNVAETYHEDIGRGIVRVEPDILDRLGISNGDYLLIRGKSETIAKAMGCNSEDFGLNLIRMDSSLRSNVGVGLGDDVDVARVSVVEAKSIEISPTEEVKFTGDPSKIFLEKMVGKPLVKGNVLYFNIMGTTLHYVVTKTSPKKYVRITGKTKLNISDKVVKPGDLKVPTVTYDDIGGLKEEVSAIREMIEIPMKHPEVFERIGISPPKGVLLYGPPGTGKTLLAKALAYELDAHFKVINGPEIMSKFYGESEKHLRDIFDEAEKNSPAIIFIDEIDSIAPNRDNVTGEAERRIVSQMLTLMDGLKGRGNVVVIAATNRQNSIDPALRRPGRFDREIAINPPNREGRRQILDVHARGMPLVKKEDVSREGKIFDTDIVDLDKISEVTHGFTGADLEVLTKEAAMKALKTWIPDLIKTEHQIPTNVLESIKIKMSHFNEALNKVEPSAMREVLIRKPNVKWDSIGGLEDAKRDLKEMVEMPLREPEVFREAGIKAPKGILLSGPSGTGKTLLAKAVATESEANFISVKGPELVSKWVGESEKAVREIFKKAKQVAPCVIFFDEFDSIASARGGSNNDSADKIVNQLLTELDGIEELTGVSIIAATNRADLIDDALKRPGRLDSIIEIGLPDEKTREAIFKIHTKNMPLFKDVKIIELAKLTDKFSGAEIEGVCQKAGLFAIRERKSKEERIDVFNKYFDLAIKEIKSRKN, from the coding sequence ATGGATAATAAAGTTAAATTAAATGTTGCCGAGACTTATCATGAAGATATTGGTCGTGGAATAGTAAGAGTTGAACCTGATATTTTAGATAGGTTAGGTATTTCTAATGGTGATTATTTGTTAATTAGAGGTAAATCTGAGACTATAGCAAAAGCTATGGGCTGTAATTCTGAAGACTTTGGTTTGAATTTAATTAGGATGGATTCTTCTTTGAGAAGTAATGTAGGAGTTGGACTTGGTGATGATGTTGATGTTGCTAGAGTTTCAGTTGTTGAAGCAAAGAGTATTGAGATTTCTCCTACAGAAGAAGTTAAATTTACAGGTGACCCTAGCAAGATTTTTTTAGAGAAGATGGTTGGGAAGCCTCTTGTTAAAGGAAATGTTTTATATTTTAATATTATGGGTACAACACTACATTATGTTGTAACTAAAACTTCTCCTAAAAAGTATGTTAGAATTACTGGAAAGACTAAATTGAATATTTCGGATAAAGTTGTTAAGCCAGGAGATTTGAAAGTTCCTACTGTTACTTATGATGATATTGGAGGATTAAAGGAAGAAGTTTCTGCTATTCGTGAAATGATTGAGATTCCTATGAAACATCCTGAAGTTTTTGAGAGAATTGGTATTTCTCCTCCTAAAGGAGTTTTGCTTTATGGTCCTCCTGGAACTGGAAAGACTTTACTTGCAAAGGCTCTTGCTTATGAACTTGATGCTCATTTTAAAGTTATTAATGGACCTGAGATTATGAGTAAGTTTTATGGCGAGTCTGAGAAGCATTTAAGGGATATTTTTGATGAGGCTGAAAAGAACTCTCCAGCAATCATTTTCATTGATGAGATTGACTCAATTGCGCCTAATAGAGATAATGTTACTGGTGAAGCTGAGAGAAGAATTGTTTCTCAGATGCTTACACTTATGGATGGACTTAAAGGGAGAGGTAATGTTGTAGTTATTGCTGCAACTAATAGACAAAATTCAATTGATCCAGCTTTGAGGAGACCTGGTAGATTTGATAGGGAGATTGCAATTAATCCACCTAATAGAGAAGGTAGGAGACAGATTTTAGATGTTCATGCTAGAGGAATGCCACTTGTTAAGAAAGAAGATGTTTCTAGAGAAGGTAAAATATTTGATACTGATATTGTTGATTTAGATAAGATTTCAGAAGTGACTCATGGTTTTACAGGAGCAGATTTAGAAGTTTTGACTAAAGAAGCTGCAATGAAAGCTCTTAAGACTTGGATTCCTGATTTGATTAAGACAGAGCATCAAATACCAACTAATGTTTTAGAGAGTATTAAAATTAAGATGTCTCATTTTAATGAAGCTTTGAATAAGGTTGAGCCTTCGGCAATGAGAGAAGTTTTAATTAGAAAACCTAATGTTAAATGGGATAGTATTGGAGGTCTTGAAGATGCTAAGAGAGATTTGAAAGAAATGGTTGAGATGCCTCTAAGAGAACCTGAAGTTTTTAGAGAAGCAGGAATTAAAGCGCCAAAAGGGATTTTGTTGTCAGGTCCATCTGGTACTGGAAAGACTTTACTTGCAAAAGCTGTTGCAACTGAGAGCGAAGCTAATTTTATTAGTGTTAAAGGTCCTGAATTAGTTTCTAAATGGGTTGGTGAATCTGAAAAAGCAGTTAGAGAGATTTTTAAGAAGGCAAAACAAGTTGCGCCTTGCGTAATATTTTTTGATGAGTTTGATAGTATTGCATCAGCAAGAGGAGGTTCAAATAATGATTCTGCAGATAAAATTGTAAATCAATTATTAACTGAACTTGATGGTATTGAAGAATTAACAGGTGTTTCAATTATTGCTGCAACTAATAGAGCAGATTTGATTGATGATGCTTTAAAAAGACCTGGAAGGTTAGATTCAATTATTGAGATTGGACTTCCTGATGAAAAAACAAGAGAGGCGATTTTTAAAATTCATACTAAGAATATGCCTTTATTTAAAGATGTTAAGATTATTGAACTTGCAAAATTAACTGATAAATTTAGTGGAGCTGAAATTGAAGGAGTTTGTCAGAAAGCAGGATTGTTTGCGATTCGTGAGAGAAAATCTAAAGAAGAAAGAATTGATGTTTTTAATAAATATTTTGATTTAGCAATTAAAGAGATTAAAAGTAGGAAGAATTAA
- a CDS encoding replication factor C small subunit gives MSNSNQIWVDKYRPQTFNEIVGQEYFVSRIKAFLESKNMPHLLFAGAPGTGKTTTALVVARELYGKGGVRGNFLELNASDDRGIDVIRNQIKEFAKLKSLAQVPYKIICLDEADSLTKDAQQALRRTMEKYSASCRFILACNEISKILDPIQSRCVIFKFKPLKNDALFSLLEKVAKDEGLTIEEDAKDLLLKISEGDVRKLLNTLQSSSSINKIISTKLLDEVLEFVNPDEVIEMVNFAINGDFFKARDVMIKLKTIRGLTALEILKEIYKQVINLDIEPKTKVKFVDRIATVEFRIVEGSDEELQLEAMLAMMSLLN, from the coding sequence ATGAGTAATTCAAATCAAATTTGGGTAGATAAATACAGACCACAAACTTTCAATGAGATTGTAGGTCAAGAGTATTTTGTTTCCAGAATTAAGGCATTTTTAGAGTCTAAGAATATGCCACATTTACTTTTCGCAGGTGCTCCTGGGACTGGTAAGACTACAACTGCACTTGTTGTTGCAAGAGAACTTTATGGTAAAGGTGGTGTTAGAGGTAATTTTTTAGAACTGAATGCTTCAGATGATAGAGGAATTGATGTCATCCGTAATCAAATTAAAGAATTTGCAAAGCTTAAGTCGCTCGCCCAAGTTCCTTATAAAATTATTTGTTTAGATGAGGCTGATTCTTTAACAAAAGATGCGCAGCAAGCATTAAGGCGAACAATGGAAAAATACAGTGCATCTTGTAGATTTATTTTAGCTTGTAATGAGATCTCAAAAATACTTGATCCAATTCAGTCTAGGTGTGTTATATTTAAATTCAAACCTTTGAAGAATGATGCTTTATTCTCACTTTTAGAAAAGGTTGCAAAGGATGAAGGTTTAACTATTGAAGAAGATGCAAAAGATTTGTTACTTAAAATTTCTGAAGGTGATGTTAGAAAACTTTTGAATACATTACAGTCATCATCTTCAATTAATAAAATCATATCTACTAAATTGTTAGATGAGGTATTAGAGTTTGTTAATCCTGATGAAGTAATTGAGATGGTTAATTTTGCAATTAATGGTGATTTTTTTAAAGCAAGAGATGTGATGATAAAATTAAAAACTATTCGAGGTCTTACTGCTCTTGAAATTTTAAAAGAGATTTACAAGCAAGTAATTAATTTAGATATTGAACCTAAAACTAAAGTTAAATTTGTTGATAGGATTGCAACAGTTGAGTTTAGAATTGTTGAAGGGAGTGATGAAGAGTTGCAACTTGAAGCAATGCTTGCAATGATGAGTTTGCTTAATTAA
- a CDS encoding class I SAM-dependent methyltransferase — MESDLEKIEIKTILETLDFENQIVLEIGCGDGRITKQIAPHAKKIYAIDNDEKEIEKAKNLNIKNVRFKVDNGENPDFPKNFFDIVIYSLSLHHLNAKESLNNILPLLRSNSMILVIEPYYHSKLGEVYYQVAKDEEELIERTYYYLTATKNIILNDIIPYEIFHKYENFNEVIENIEKDLEQKINNEQKEKIKIILDINDENQKLKISDKMNLFLINYKRSGSS; from the coding sequence ATGGAATCAGACTTAGAGAAAATAGAAATTAAAACTATTTTAGAAACATTAGATTTTGAAAATCAAATTGTTTTAGAAATAGGCTGCGGTGATGGAAGAATTACAAAACAAATTGCCCCTCACGCAAAAAAAATATATGCAATAGACAATGATGAAAAAGAAATAGAAAAAGCAAAAAATCTCAATATTAAGAATGTAAGATTCAAAGTAGATAATGGAGAAAATCCCGATTTTCCAAAAAACTTCTTTGACATCGTAATCTACTCTCTATCTCTTCATCATTTAAATGCTAAAGAATCACTAAACAACATACTTCCACTACTAAGGTCAAATTCAATGATATTAGTTATTGAACCATATTACCATTCAAAATTAGGTGAAGTGTATTATCAAGTAGCAAAAGATGAAGAAGAATTAATAGAAAGAACTTACTATTATCTTACTGCCACAAAAAATATAATATTAAACGACATAATCCCATATGAAATTTTTCATAAATATGAAAACTTTAACGAAGTAATTGAAAATATTGAAAAAGATTTAGAACAAAAAATTAATAATGAACAAAAAGAGAAGATAAAAATTATTTTAGATATCAACGACGAAAATCAAAAATTAAAAATTTCAGATAAAATGAATTTATTTTTAATCAATTATAAAAGAAGTGGATCTTCTTAA